The DNA window TCTGCCTTTCTTTCTTCTTTGATGCTTGAATATATTTCTATGTTAAGCATCGGTATCGTCGCGCTAGAAATAGGGTTACGACTTGTTGTATTCGATAGTATTAGCTTTTTCACAGCGTTCTTCATCTTGATTTTAGTACCTGATTTCTTTAACTTACTAAAAGATTTCGGGAGTGCTTTTCATACGGCGCGAGGTAGTTTATCAGCCGCAAAACAAATAACGATGGAACTAGAAAAAACAAACGTTGATCTAGTGTGGGGAAAAGAAAAAATGGCACAAGAACCGCCTCACTTATCACTAGAGCAACTCTCTTTTCAATACGAAGAAGGATTTTTGTTAGCCGAACTAAATGTGGAAATTCCGCCTTATAGTCAGGTGGCAGTTATCGGAAAAAGTGGGTCAGGAAAAACAACGTTGATGCATCTAGTTGCTGGGCTTCTTCCACAAAGTGAAGGCCGCTTTTATGTGAATGGGATTCCTCGGGAGAATATTAGTGAAACATCTTGGTTTGATCAATTGAGTTACATTTCACAACACCCGTATCTTTTTGCTGGGACCATTCGAGAGAATATAAAAATGGGTGTTACAGGGGATGTTCGTGATGAAGATGTTTTAGTAGCGGCTAAAAAAGCAGGTATTGCGGAAATGGTAGCGTATCTTGAAAAAGGATTTGAAACGCTGATTGGTGAAGCGGGTCGTGGATTATCTGGTGGAGAAAAACAGCGAATTGCGCTTGCACGGGCTTTTTTAAAAAAACCGTCTCTAATCCTATTTGATGAGCCAACAACAGGATTAGACTTACAAACAGAGAAAATTCTGCAAGAGTCCCTTCATGAATTGCAAAAAACCTCGACCGTTATTACGGTTGCTCATCGACTGCATACGATTAAAGATGCTGACATTATCTTGTTTTTAGATGATGGCAAACTAGGTGCAACAGGAAGTCACGAAAAACTATTGGAAACTTATATGCCTTATGAAGAAATGCTTGCAGCACAGCAAGGAGGTGGCTTTCAATGAGTGAATTAAAACATATTTTGAAACTAACGCTTCTTGAAAAGAAAGATGTGTTGATCGCTATCTTTTTCGGCTTTTTAGCAGG is part of the Planococcus sp. PAMC 21323 genome and encodes:
- the cydD gene encoding thiol reductant ABC exporter subunit CydD yields the protein MKDLKQLAFQRKNTMTFLLVMSILKGLATIGQALFFVMIADRVFLQNASFESLTPLFGGLFISILLRAGSGYAIGKAGVNLAADVKSELRNTLIQSFSRNPLLSAAKGQSGQKVSLLMDSVDEIDGFFSKYIPQMIQTYIIPVILLGVIFSQNWTSGVIILITAPFIPVFMALVGKGTKKKADEKMEQLNRFSGTFLDILQGLSTLKLFGQAEKQQQAIKKSSLNFRDSTMEVLKSAFLSSLMLEYISMLSIGIVALEIGLRLVVFDSISFFTAFFILILVPDFFNLLKDFGSAFHTARGSLSAAKQITMELEKTNVDLVWGKEKMAQEPPHLSLEQLSFQYEEGFLLAELNVEIPPYSQVAVIGKSGSGKTTLMHLVAGLLPQSEGRFYVNGIPRENISETSWFDQLSYISQHPYLFAGTIRENIKMGVTGDVRDEDVLVAAKKAGIAEMVAYLEKGFETLIGEAGRGLSGGEKQRIALARAFLKKPSLILFDEPTTGLDLQTEKILQESLHELQKTSTVITVAHRLHTIKDADIILFLDDGKLGATGSHEKLLETYMPYEEMLAAQQGGGFQ